Proteins encoded by one window of Bactrocera oleae isolate idBacOlea1 chromosome 4, idBacOlea1, whole genome shotgun sequence:
- the Cpr57A gene encoding cuticle protein 7: MKLFIKLFVVAVSLVCARADVSHILHQGGYTTTTPQPGPPNPYVFSYQAGRAPGHVDRQHTEVSDGTGVVRGAFSYVDPRNQLRTVQYVADEHGFHPQLSHEQEDTEAVKQAKRKHFALYNRIAQEHAAEGVNGAPNSAYAAGPRNTEAVAYATHKHLSEFERIAAEHARMRAELEAQRLSNPQDDGQYHGEEEQYQHY, encoded by the exons atgaaattgtttattaaattg ttcgtCGTTGCTGTCTCGCTCGTTTGCGCACGCGCCGATGTCTCGCATATACTACATCAGGGCGGCTACACCACAACAACACCACAGCCAGGGCCACCCAATCCATATGTCTTCAGCTATCAGGCTGGTCGTGCGCCAGGTCATGTGGATCGCCAACATACCGAGGTCTCCGATGGCACGGGTGTGGTACGTGGCGCCTTCTCCTATGTGGATCCAAGGAATCAGTTGCGCACCGTACAATATGTAGCCGATGAGCATGGTTTCCATCCGCAATTAAGTCACGAACAGGAGGACACCGAGGCAGTGAAGCAGGCGAAGCGTAAGCATTTTGCGCTCTACAATCGCATTGCGCAAGAACATGCTGCCGAGGGGGTGAACGGCGCTCCAAAT tCTGCCTACGCTGCTGGGCCGCGCAACACCGAGGCCGTCGCTTATGCCACACACAAACATCTCAGCGAATTCGAGCGCATTGCGGCGGAACATGCGCGCATGCGCGCCGAACTCGAGGCACAGCGCTTAAGCAATCCACAGGATGATGGCCAGTACCATGGCGAGGAGGAGCAATATCAGCACTACTAA